In Bacillus cereus ATCC 14579, a single window of DNA contains:
- the phnE gene encoding phosphonate ABC transporter, permease protein PhnE, protein MNDVTIYSKSIPKPPSKLKHMLTFILFILLLWGSSIQVDASFSKLVVGFLNIMDLLKEMVPPDWSYFQVITTAMLDTIRMAIIGTTLGAILAIPLALFAASNVFTSTFLYSPARLILNFIRTIPDLLLAAIFVAIFGIGPLPGILALTFFSIGLVAKLLYESIESIDPGPLEAMTAVGANKVQWIVYGVIPQVKAHFVSYVLYTFEVNVRAAAVLGLVGAGGIGLYYDRTLGFLQYQQTASIIIYTLVVVLVIDYVSTLLREKL, encoded by the coding sequence ATGAATGATGTGACGATATATTCGAAGTCGATACCGAAGCCGCCGAGTAAGTTAAAACATATGTTAACGTTTATTCTATTCATTTTACTGTTGTGGGGAAGTAGTATACAGGTCGACGCATCATTTTCAAAGCTAGTAGTTGGTTTTCTTAATATAATGGATTTGTTAAAAGAAATGGTGCCGCCAGATTGGAGTTATTTTCAAGTTATTACAACAGCAATGTTAGATACAATACGTATGGCGATTATTGGGACGACTTTAGGAGCGATTTTAGCTATTCCACTTGCACTGTTTGCGGCAAGTAATGTGTTTACTAGTACATTTTTATACAGTCCAGCTCGATTGATTTTAAATTTTATTCGAACGATACCAGATTTATTATTAGCGGCAATTTTCGTAGCTATTTTTGGAATAGGACCACTTCCGGGTATTTTAGCTCTTACTTTTTTCTCAATTGGGCTCGTGGCGAAATTGTTGTATGAATCAATTGAATCAATTGACCCTGGCCCACTAGAAGCGATGACAGCTGTAGGGGCTAATAAGGTGCAATGGATTGTTTATGGAGTCATTCCACAAGTAAAAGCACACTTTGTTTCCTATGTACTATATACATTTGAGGTGAATGTACGGGCAGCGGCTGTCCTAGGTTTAGTAGGAGCAGGTGGTATTGGACTATATTATGATCGTACACTTGGATTTTTACAATATCAACAAACTGCATCTATTATCATCTATACTCTTGTTGTTGTATTGGTAATTGATTATGTAAGTACATTGTTGCGGGAGAAATTATAA
- the phnC gene encoding phosphonate ABC transporter ATP-binding protein, with the protein MIEFRNVSKVYPNGTKGLNNINLKIQKGEFVIMVGLSGAGKSTLLKSVNRLHEITEGEIMIECESITAAKGKDLRRMRRDIGMIFQSFNLVKRSTVLKNVLAGRVGYHSTLRTTLGLFPKEDVELAFQALKRVNILEKAYARADELSGGQQQRVSIARALAQEAKIILADEPVASLDPLTTKQVLDDLKKINEDFGITTIVNLHSIALARQYATRIIGLHAGEIVFDGLVEAATDEKFAEIYGDVAQKSELLEVAAK; encoded by the coding sequence GTGATAGAATTTCGAAATGTCTCCAAAGTGTATCCAAATGGTACAAAAGGATTGAATAATATAAACTTGAAAATTCAAAAAGGTGAGTTTGTTATAATGGTAGGGCTGTCCGGAGCTGGAAAGTCTACACTTCTAAAATCGGTAAATCGTCTTCATGAGATTACAGAAGGCGAAATCATGATTGAATGTGAGTCTATTACTGCTGCAAAAGGAAAAGATTTACGACGTATGCGCCGGGATATTGGTATGATCTTTCAAAGTTTTAACCTTGTAAAGCGATCAACAGTATTGAAGAATGTATTAGCTGGCCGTGTTGGATATCATTCGACATTGCGTACAACGTTAGGTTTGTTTCCGAAAGAGGATGTGGAGCTCGCATTTCAAGCGTTAAAAAGAGTGAATATTTTAGAAAAAGCATATGCACGTGCTGATGAATTATCAGGAGGACAACAACAACGTGTATCGATAGCTAGAGCATTGGCGCAAGAAGCAAAAATCATATTGGCAGATGAACCTGTTGCGTCGTTAGATCCGCTAACAACAAAGCAAGTATTAGATGATTTAAAGAAAATTAATGAAGATTTTGGAATTACAACAATTGTAAACTTACATTCTATTGCTTTAGCTAGGCAATATGCGACGCGTATTATTGGATTACATGCAGGCGAAATTGTTTTTGATGGTTTAGTAGAAGCAGCAACGGATGAAAAGTTTGCTGAAATTTATGGTGACGTAGCACAGAAAAGTGAATTGTTAGAGGTGGCAGCTAAATGA